The Endomicrobiales bacterium genome includes a window with the following:
- the rpmA gene encoding 50S ribosomal protein L27, which translates to MAHVKAQGSSSNGRDSKGQRLGIKVFGSELIKSGAIIVRQRGTKIHPGKNVMIGSDDTLFACIAGVVKFEKKAKDKRFVSVYPIEQKA; encoded by the coding sequence ATGGCGCATGTAAAAGCACAGGGATCAAGTTCTAACGGTAGAGATTCAAAAGGCCAGCGGCTTGGCATAAAAGTTTTTGGCAGTGAGCTTATAAAATCGGGCGCGATAATTGTGCGTCAGCGCGGCACAAAAATTCACCCGGGCAAAAATGTTATGATTGGCTCTGACGATACTTTATTCGCTTGCATAGCGGGTGTTGTAAAGTTTGAAAAAAAAGCAAAAGACAAACGTTTCGTCAGCGTTTATCCTATAGAGCAAAAAGCCTAA
- the rplU gene encoding 50S ribosomal protein L21, producing MYAIFQTGGKQYKVSAGDVIKVEKIEALEGADVVLTDVLLVSDGEKLTVGRPHVKGAEVVAEVIEQGRGKKIIVFKKRSKKTYKKTIGHRQWLTELKIKEIKTA from the coding sequence ATGTACGCAATATTTCAAACTGGTGGCAAACAGTACAAAGTTAGCGCCGGCGATGTAATTAAAGTTGAAAAGATAGAAGCCCTAGAGGGCGCGGATGTTGTACTTACCGATGTGCTTTTGGTTTCTGACGGTGAAAAACTTACCGTTGGCAGGCCTCATGTGAAAGGCGCAGAGGTTGTAGCAGAAGTTATAGAGCAGGGCCGTGGCAAAAAAATAATTGTTTTCAAAAAGCGTTCAAAAAAGACCTACAAAAAAACAATTGGCCACAGGCAATGGTTAACGGAACTTAAAATAAAAGAAATTAAAACGGCTTAA
- a CDS encoding pyridoxal phosphate-dependent aminotransferase encodes MFLSKRVQSIKPSPTLAIEAKAKALKAAGEDIISFGAGEPDFDTPQNIKDAAISAINSGFTKYCPVAGTPDLKAAIVTKLKRENNLEYKSNQIIVSCGAKHSLYNLFQAVLDPKDEIIVPAPYWVSYPDMAVLAGAKVKVIKTKEREGFKISPEKLKTAIGKKTKALMLNSPSNPCGCAYTLEELQKIATICLEHKILIFSDEIYEKLIYDSFKFYSIANVSKEIKDITVVVNGVSKAYAMTGWRIGYAAGPKEIINAMTTIQSQSTSNAASIAMKAATEALNGSQDSVEVMRAEFEKRRDFIVDRLNKIKGISCTSPQGAFYVFPNIKKLLGKTYNGKVVATCTELAQYLLERAKVAVVPGAAFGADGFIRLSYATSMDNIKNGLDRIEEALK; translated from the coding sequence ATGTTTCTTTCAAAAAGAGTACAAAGCATTAAACCCTCGCCAACACTTGCAATTGAGGCAAAAGCAAAAGCTCTTAAAGCCGCAGGAGAAGATATTATAAGCTTTGGTGCCGGCGAACCTGACTTTGACACACCACAGAACATTAAAGATGCGGCTATAAGTGCTATTAACTCCGGCTTTACAAAATATTGCCCTGTTGCAGGAACGCCCGACCTTAAGGCAGCTATAGTAACAAAACTTAAGAGAGAAAATAACCTTGAATACAAAAGCAATCAAATAATTGTTTCTTGCGGCGCCAAACACTCGCTTTATAATCTTTTCCAAGCAGTTCTTGACCCAAAAGACGAAATTATTGTGCCTGCGCCTTATTGGGTATCTTACCCTGATATGGCAGTACTTGCCGGTGCAAAAGTAAAAGTAATTAAAACAAAAGAGCGCGAGGGTTTTAAAATATCACCAGAAAAACTTAAAACGGCAATAGGTAAAAAAACAAAGGCGCTTATGTTAAACTCACCGTCAAACCCTTGCGGCTGTGCCTACACTCTTGAAGAGCTGCAAAAAATTGCCACAATTTGTTTAGAGCACAAAATTTTAATTTTTTCAGATGAAATTTATGAAAAACTCATTTACGATAGTTTCAAATTTTACTCTATTGCCAATGTTTCAAAAGAAATAAAAGACATAACCGTGGTTGTTAATGGTGTTTCTAAGGCATACGCTATGACCGGTTGGAGAATTGGTTATGCCGCCGGTCCAAAAGAAATAATAAATGCAATGACTACTATTCAAAGCCAGTCAACCTCAAATGCAGCATCAATTGCAATGAAAGCCGCAACAGAGGCGCTAAATGGCTCTCAAGATAGCGTAGAAGTTATGCGAGCGGAGTTTGAAAAACGCAGAGATTTTATTGTTGATCGCCTAAATAAAATTAAAGGTATATCTTGCACTTCCCCACAGGGTGCGTTTTATGTTTTCCCAAATATAAAGAAACTGCTTGGCAAAACTTATAACGGCAAAGTTGTCGCAACTTGCACTGAACTTGCGCAATATCTATTGGAAAGAGCAAAAGTTGCCGTTGTGCCAGGTGCGGCATTTGGAGCCGATGGGTTTATCAGGTTGTCTTACGCGACTTCTATGGATAACATTAAGAATGGCTTAGATAGAATTGAAGAAGCACTGAAGTAG